A segment of the Terribacillus aidingensis genome:
TGGTAAAAAGGTTGTGGATTTAGGAGACAGCCCATTTAGCTTCGACGCAACTTGAATCTATCGGCGAGGGTATCTATTACAAACTTTTAAAAATTTCATCCATGTTCCTCCTCAATAACTGAAGTACAGCTGTCATAAAGTCAGGACATATGTATAGTATCTGGAATTTCAGTTATGCATCATTTCCCCGTCCAGAACCATTTAAATCAAAATTATGTAATTATTTGGCATATAAATCCAACAAAACGGGTACTCAGATAGCGTAAAAAGCACTGATAAGAGCAAATATAACTATTTCCCTAGACACGATGTGAAAATACCCAAGGAAAAAGGTACTTAATACTCTACAAATTGGAAATTGAATTCGTTAGGGTGAAAATAACAGTTTTTATGGAAAGGAGCCCTTCCATGAGCGGAGAAATTAAAATTAACCAAGCCGAGGCTCAAAAAGGCATCCAAGAAATGAGTGATGCCCTGCAAGCATTGCAAAAACAGCTCGGCGAAACAATGGACGGCATTAAAAATATGCGCATGAGTGATATTTACAACGAAATTAAACAAGAATACGAAAACCTTATCGGTCAGTTCATCACGCTGTTTCAAGATAACATAGCTGTAACAGAGACAGCCGTACAGGAACTAGTCGAACTGGATCGAGAACTTGGCGATAACATTGCTTTAAAATAAACAACTGAGGAGGAAGTACGTTGAAAGAGTTCGCGGTCAAGGAAATTCACAAAGGCACAGAAACGTCCAAGATAGATCTAGACGCGCTTTCTGAACAACTATCAAACCTGCAGCAAAAAGTGAGGAATCTTTATAGCTTAGAAGAAGCTCTAAAAGGAGAAACAGGCAAGGCTATCCGATCTTTTTACAACGAAATCCATACCCCATTCATCACCTTCCTGCTTCAATCCATGGAAAATTACAAAGACAGACTGGATAAGATGAAGAGCGACGTCCAATCCTTCGAACCCAACCACCAGGGTTATATAAGTGAAGGTTTTCTAAACGACGAGCTGCACCCTGGACTTGATCAAGCTAAATCCAAGGTTGCCAGTGTCTCCGAGAACATCAATTCCGTATTATCCGGTGTGGCGGATATTACATATATAACAAAAATCAGTTATTCCGATTTTGAAACAAGTATTGAAGGCGGCAAACGTCAGATAGATGATGTCATTAAGGATCTTAGCGAACTCGACAGCAAACACGCATCAAAGCTGCAGGAAACACAAAGTGATCTGGATAAAATGAAAAAGTATCTGTCCGAATTGACCACCGGATTAAGTAGCGGCACTATATCGATCAGTGAATTCGATATGGCCTCCCTGCAGGATATGAATGCTTATATTAATGTCATTCAGCAAAGTTATGGAAATGGAAATATTGAGATCACGGAGGATAATATTGAGTATCTTCCTATGGCTGCGATTGCTGCTGCAACGAAAAATGCGGAAAAAGGGATGGATGAAGGTCCTCTCACTATCGTACAGAACGCCTACAAGAGCCTCGAGAAAGGTGAAATAACTAGAAAAGAATATAATGATATTCTCTCTACTGCTAGTAATAAAAATGGTTCTGATACAGATAAGACCGATACATTTATTGAATACACCAATAAAAATTGGGATAAGATTGGCCTTGATGTTACCAAGGATGGTGTAGCCAATGGAATTGAACAACTTGGTATATATATAGAAAAATCCGCTCATTCCGATGGTATGAAATTAGTTAGAGATATTTCATCAGGAACAGTGGGAATAACAACTAGAACTGCTAGAGGCAGAGCTAGTCGAATTAACAATAAGTTTGATCTAGGCAGTAAGCTAGCTAGTGGCGGCAAGTTTCTCGGAAAGTATGGACTCCCTGGGGCAACTGCTGTGTATGGTACGTATGAAGATATGAGCAAGAAAGACAAGACTTTTGGTGAGGCAGTTGCTCACAATGGAGCTTCATTTGGTCTGGGAACGGTTACAATGCTTGGAACCGCAGCCCTCGTTTCCAATCCTGGCGGATGGGCTGTATTAGGATCTATAGTCGTAGGTACAGGAGTTTCACATTTATTTAATTATGCTTACGATAACAATATTTGGGGACTTCAAGATGGTTTAGATACTATTGGCGGAAAAATAGATGATGCCTGGAATTCAACTGTAGATTCCGTACAGGAAATAGGAGAAGGTATAAAAGACGGCATAGAATCTTTAAGTAATCCTATGACTTATGTGAGGTGGATGTATTAATGCATGGAGAGATCAGAAGATTAAAGGGAAATTTAAGGTATAGAATATTAAATATCAATGAAGATTATTACTTAATAGACACTGGGGCATCTCCA
Coding sequences within it:
- a CDS encoding YwqI/YxiC family protein, whose amino-acid sequence is MSGEIKINQAEAQKGIQEMSDALQALQKQLGETMDGIKNMRMSDIYNEIKQEYENLIGQFITLFQDNIAVTETAVQELVELDRELGDNIALK
- a CDS encoding LXG domain-containing protein, which produces MKEFAVKEIHKGTETSKIDLDALSEQLSNLQQKVRNLYSLEEALKGETGKAIRSFYNEIHTPFITFLLQSMENYKDRLDKMKSDVQSFEPNHQGYISEGFLNDELHPGLDQAKSKVASVSENINSVLSGVADITYITKISYSDFETSIEGGKRQIDDVIKDLSELDSKHASKLQETQSDLDKMKKYLSELTTGLSSGTISISEFDMASLQDMNAYINVIQQSYGNGNIEITEDNIEYLPMAAIAAATKNAEKGMDEGPLTIVQNAYKSLEKGEITRKEYNDILSTASNKNGSDTDKTDTFIEYTNKNWDKIGLDVTKDGVANGIEQLGIYIEKSAHSDGMKLVRDISSGTVGITTRTARGRASRINNKFDLGSKLASGGKFLGKYGLPGATAVYGTYEDMSKKDKTFGEAVAHNGASFGLGTVTMLGTAALVSNPGGWAVLGSIVVGTGVSHLFNYAYDNNIWGLQDGLDTIGGKIDDAWNSTVDSVQEIGEGIKDGIESLSNPMTYVRWMY